A single Nocardioides bizhenqiangii DNA region contains:
- the rpmE gene encoding 50S ribosomal protein L31 translates to MKKDIHPDYVVTEVTCTCGNTFTTRSTATSGSIHADVCSQCHPFYTGKQKILDTGGRVARFEARYAKKQDAKK, encoded by the coding sequence ATGAAGAAGGACATCCACCCGGACTACGTCGTGACCGAGGTGACCTGCACCTGCGGGAACACCTTCACGACCCGTAGCACCGCGACCTCCGGCTCGATCCACGCCGACGTCTGCTCGCAGTGCCACCCGTTCTACACCGGCAAGCAGAAGATCCTCGACACCGGCGGCCGCGTGGCCCGGTTCGAGGCCCGCTACGCCAAGAAGCAGGACGCCAAGAAGTAG
- the prmC gene encoding peptide chain release factor N(5)-glutamine methyltransferase, whose translation MTPRDAVRGAAERLRAAGVASPEHDAAELLAHVLGTTRAQLPALGGVLPEAAAELERLVERRAARVPLQHLTGLAHFRHVTLAVGPGVFVPRPETELLAGWAIESALALEAPVVVDLCTGSGAIARAIKDEAPHAEVHAVELDEPAHAWAERNLAGTDVDLRQGDFRTAFDDLLGTVDVVVSNPPYVPLEAWESVALEARDHDPHLALFSGADGLDAIRAIAVRAADLLRPGGVVGVEHADVQGESAPAVLAAEGRWEEVRDHRDLADRPRFVTARRAVRRPGPGE comes from the coding sequence GTGACGCCGAGGGACGCCGTCCGCGGGGCCGCCGAGCGGTTGCGGGCGGCCGGCGTCGCCAGTCCCGAGCACGACGCCGCCGAGCTCCTCGCCCACGTCCTCGGCACGACGCGGGCGCAGCTGCCCGCCCTCGGCGGCGTCCTTCCCGAGGCCGCAGCCGAGCTCGAGCGGCTGGTCGAGCGGCGCGCGGCGCGGGTGCCGCTCCAGCACCTGACGGGGCTCGCCCACTTCCGCCACGTCACCCTCGCCGTGGGACCGGGGGTGTTCGTCCCACGTCCCGAGACCGAGCTGCTTGCCGGCTGGGCGATCGAGAGCGCGCTGGCGCTCGAGGCACCCGTGGTCGTCGACCTCTGCACCGGGTCCGGGGCGATCGCCCGGGCGATCAAGGACGAGGCCCCGCACGCGGAGGTGCACGCCGTCGAGCTCGACGAGCCGGCCCACGCCTGGGCCGAGCGCAACCTCGCCGGCACCGACGTGGACCTGCGGCAGGGCGACTTCCGGACCGCGTTCGACGACCTGCTCGGCACCGTCGACGTCGTGGTCAGCAACCCGCCCTACGTCCCGCTCGAGGCCTGGGAGTCGGTGGCGCTCGAGGCTCGCGACCACGACCCCCACCTCGCGCTGTTCTCCGGCGCCGACGGCCTCGACGCGATCCGCGCGATCGCGGTCCGTGCCGCCGACCTGCTCCGTCCGGGCGGCGTCGTCGGCGTCGAGCACGCCGACGTGCAGGGGGAGTCGGCACCGGCGGTGCTCGCCGCCGAGGGGCGGTGGGAGGAGGTCCGCGACCACCGCGACCTCGCCGACCGTCCGAGGTTCGTCACGGCGCGACGGGCAGTTCGCAGGCCCGGCCCCGGGGAGTGA
- the prfA gene encoding peptide chain release factor 1 has translation MFEAVEGMLAEHAELEGRLGLPETHADARLARTLNRRYAELGGIISTWREWQQYDDDAGAAEELAADDPAFAAEVTELRAKQEEAAERLRRLLVPRDPVDDKDAILEVKSGEGGEESALFAGDLLRMYTRYAERRGWKTEILDAAESDLGGYKSVTVAVKAGSGTGAGPGQAPYGLLKFEGGVHRVQRVPVTESQGRIHTSAAGVLVAPEAEAVDVEIHDNELRVDVFRSSGPGGQSVNTTDSAVRITHLPTGIVVSCQNEKSQLQNKEQALRILRARLLAVAQEAADAEASEVRRSQVRTVDRSERIRTYNFPENRISDHRTGYKSYNLDQVLDGDLQPVIDSCVDTDMAGRLEALDP, from the coding sequence GTGTTCGAAGCAGTGGAGGGCATGCTCGCCGAGCATGCCGAGCTCGAGGGTCGGCTCGGCCTGCCCGAGACCCACGCCGACGCCCGTCTCGCCCGCACGCTCAACCGTCGCTACGCCGAGCTCGGCGGCATCATCAGCACCTGGCGCGAGTGGCAGCAGTACGACGACGACGCCGGCGCCGCGGAGGAGCTGGCCGCCGACGACCCCGCGTTCGCCGCCGAGGTGACCGAGCTCCGGGCCAAGCAGGAGGAGGCCGCCGAGCGGCTCCGCCGGCTCCTGGTCCCGCGCGACCCGGTCGACGACAAGGACGCGATCCTGGAGGTGAAGTCGGGGGAGGGGGGCGAGGAGAGCGCGCTCTTCGCCGGCGACCTGTTGCGGATGTACACCCGCTATGCCGAGCGGCGGGGGTGGAAGACGGAGATCCTCGACGCCGCCGAGTCCGACCTCGGCGGGTACAAGTCCGTCACCGTCGCCGTGAAGGCAGGATCCGGCACCGGCGCCGGCCCTGGGCAGGCGCCGTACGGCCTGCTCAAGTTCGAGGGCGGCGTGCACCGCGTGCAGCGGGTGCCCGTGACCGAGTCGCAGGGTCGCATCCACACCAGCGCGGCCGGCGTGCTCGTCGCGCCGGAGGCGGAGGCCGTCGACGTCGAGATCCACGACAACGAGCTGCGGGTCGACGTGTTCCGCAGCAGCGGCCCGGGCGGACAGAGCGTCAACACCACCGACTCCGCGGTGCGGATCACGCACCTGCCGACCGGCATCGTCGTCAGCTGCCAGAACGAGAAGAGCCAGCTGCAGAACAAGGAGCAGGCGCTCCGGATCCTGCGGGCCAGGCTGCTCGCGGTCGCCCAGGAAGCGGCCGACGCGGAGGCCAGCGAGGTCCGGCGCAGCCAGGTCCGCACGGTTGACCGGTCCGAGCGGATCCGCACCTACAACTTCCCGGAGAACCGGATCTCCGACCACCGCACGGGCTACAAGTCCTACAACCTCGACCAGGTCCTCGACGGTGACCTCCAGCCCGTCATCGACTCCTGCGTCGACACGGACATGGCGGGCCGGCTCGAGGCGCTCGACCCGTGA